The DNA sequence AGGCGCGCACACAGCGTGAGCAGACAATGCACTTGCTGGGATCAAAGGTGAAATAGGGATTGGAGGTGTCTTTTTCAGCGCTCAGGTGATTTTCACCTTCAAAGCCGTATCGCACCTCCCGCAAGCCAACCGCACCGGCCATATCCTGCAATTCACAATTGCCATTGCTCGGGCAGGTCAGGCAATCCAGCGGGTGGTCGGAAATATACAGCTCCATCACATTGCGGCGGGTGGCTTCCAGCTGCTTATTCTGGGTGGTGACCACCATGCCTTCCCGAACCGGTGTGGTACAGGAAGCGGGCAAACCGCGCATTCCTTCAATCGCTACCAGGCAGAGTCGACAGGAGCCAAAGGCTTTCATATTGTCGGTGGCACACAACTTGGGAATATCCACACCGGCCAGCGACGCTGCACGCATGACAGAGGTGCCTTCCTGCACCGTTACTGAGCGACCGTCGATGGTCAGTGTCACCGCCACATCGGACTCAACATCAGGAGTGCCGTAGTCTTTCCTTGGGTCAAAAATTTGTACTGGAGCATTCACTGTTGAATACCTCCACACTCATGGAATGTTTTCATCCCCGCAAAGGCGGGGATCCATGCTGAATAGAGCTCCGTAGTTCTGGATTCCCGCCTTCGCGGGAATGACGGCAAATAACTCATCACTTTACCTCCGCCACAAAATCTTCGGGGAATTTCTGCACTGCACTGCGCACCGGGAATGGGGTCATTCCGCCCAAAGCACAGAGTGAGGCCACTTCCATGGTGTCGCACAAATCGGCCAACAGAGTCAGGTTTTTCTCCCGCTCCGTGCCAGCGATTACTTTGTCGATCACTTCCACGCCACGAGTGGAACCTATTCGGCAAGGTGTGCATTTACCGCAGGATTCTTCGGCACAGAACTCCATGGCAAAACGGGCCTGTTCAGCCATATTCACGGTGTCGTCAAACACCACGATACCGCCGTGCCCCAGTACCGCACCGATGGCTGCAAAAGCCTCATAATCCATCGGAGTATCAAATTGCGAATCGCCCAGATAGGCACCCAACGGTCCACCCACCTGTACTGCTTTAATGGGTCTGCCGGATGCGGAGCCCCCGCCGTAGTCATACAGCAACTCACGCAAGGTGACTCCAAATGGTACTTCCACCAATCCGCCACACTTGATATTGCCAGCCAACTGGAACGGCATGGTGCCGCGCGAACGCTCCATACCCAGTGCCTGATAGGCCTCGCCACCGTTAGCGAGAATATCCACCACGGCAGTCAATGACAGTACATTGTTGACGACTGTTGGTTGACCAAATAGCCCCTCTATTGCTGGCAGTGGTGGCTTAGCCCTAACCAGGCCTCGCTTGCCTTCAAGACTTTCCAGCAGCGATGTCTCCTCACCACAAATATAGGCACCTGCCGCAAGGCGTACTTCCAGGTGGAAGCGCTTACCGCTGCCGAGCAGATCGTCGCCGAGGAGTTTTTCGCGATAGGCGATAGCAATGGCTTTATTGAGAATTTTTTCCGCCAGCGGGTATTCGCAACGCAGATAGATATAACCCTGTTCGGCGCCCACCGCGAGGCCAGCAATCGCCATACCTTCAATCAGCGCAAAGGGATCTCCCTCCATCACCAGGCGATCGGCAAAGGTGCCGGAGTCACCCTCGTCAGCGTTACAGACAATATATTTCTCATCGTCATCACAATCGAGAACTGTCTGCCATTTGATACCTGTCGGAAATCCTGCTCCGCCCCGACCGCGCAAACCCGATGCTTTTACTTCATCGACTATCTGTTGAGATGTCAGCTCCAGGGCTTTTTGCATGCCGGCAACACCGCCATGCGCGCGATAGTCCTCAAGAGAAATCGGATCGGTGACACCCAGCCTGGAAAACATACGGCGCTGCTGGTTCGCCAGCTGGGGAATCTGCTCAGTCATCCCCAGACCCAGCGGGTGATCACCACCGGACAAAAAGTCGGCATCAAAAAGTGACTGAACCTGACTCTGCTCTACTGGTCCGTAGGCAATGCGTCCCTTATCAGTGTCCACTTCGATAAGCGGCTCCAACCAGTAAAGCCCTCGAGTACAAGTTCTAATTACCGTGACTTCGACACCTTTCCGTGCTGCCTGCAATTGAATCTCGGCGGCAACTTTGTCTGCGCCCAGTGAACGGGCAGTAGTATCAGAGGGCACATATACCTTGATTTTCATGGCGTTACCTCACCGACTTTGACACCGTGAGCTGCCAATAACTCATCCAGTTTCTGGTTATCCATACGTGCATAAACATCATCATCAAAACGCACATTCGGTGAACAGGCGCAGTTACCGAGGCAGTACACCGGTTCGAGTGTCACTCTGCCATCAGCACTTGTGCCGTGGTAATCCACTCCCAGACGTTCCTTCACATGACGCTCAAGCTCTCTTGATCCCATGGACTGACAGGCTTCAGCGCGGCACACATAGAGAGTGTGCTCTCCTCCACGTTCAGTTCGGAAAAAATGGTAAAAGCTGATCACTCCGTGCACTTCCGCACGGGACAGGTTTAATCCCTGGGCAATTACCGGGACAGAGGAGTTCGGGATAAAGCCATATCGTTTCTGAACGGCATGAAGAATTGGCAACAGTGCACCGGGCCTGTTTTTGGATTCATCTACTATGTCCTGCACATCACTTAACGAGATAATGGTCTGCAGGCTGGATTTTTGCTCGGTCATTATAGGTATATCCGGCAGGTCTATGTCTTGAGTCTGATTACTCAAACTGAAAGAGTAATGCTATCTCAGTCAGGGTACCAGCAGAAAGGTTGTATATACAACCTCCTTGAGCTTAGTTATGACATCTATCATTCTTGTGTCAGCCACTCGATCAAACGCTCTATGCCACTCACACAGTTACCGCCGTACTGGCAGGCGAAGTCATCAGTCAGCAATTGATCTGCAGGCACCTTTTCAGCAGCAACCAGCGCCCTGGCACCATCAAAGTCCACGTAAGCTAACCGTGCGGTGAGCTGCTCTGGGCTACAGCCAAAATCTGCGCCCGGTAACAAAGCCACCCCGGTATCCTCCATCAACTTTTCACAGAGTTGCGCTGAAGTGGTGATTCCTCGCTTGTGAAGCTTCTCTTTGAAGGGGTCAAATTCGATAAACAGGTAAAAAGCGCCATCTGGCAGCTCGACATCAAGCCCGGCCTGCTTCAGGCGGCTGACCAATGCAATAGACAGACACCGCAGGATACGACGACTGTTCATTAAATATTTCTCAATCTGGGTACCCCCCTTATACGCCCTGACAGCCGCATACTGGATCGGAGTCGACGTAGAAGTAAAGGTTTCACTGGCAACCGTCGCCATGGCCTTCTTTAGCCAGCAAAGGTTTGGTGGAAAAGCGACAGTCCCCAGGCGCCATCCGCCAGCGCCACACCACTTGCTCAAACCACTGCTGATAACCGTACCTTCCGGGTAAAAGCGGGCGATAGAGGTATGGCGATCTTCAAAATTTAGTTCGCTGTAAATCTCGTCAGACAATACCAGCACTTTGTACCGTCGCAGTACCTGGGCCAGTGTCTTCAGCTCAGATTCCGAATAAGTGTACCCGTGGGGATTGGCGGGGTAGTTAAGAATCAACAGACGAGGCTTGTCGGGGTCATCCTTGCAAAGAGTACGAATTTGCTCTGGAGTAACCTTCCATTTTTCTTTTGCATTGGTTGGCAACCAGCGAATTGGCCTGCCGATGATATGTGCTTGTGGCGCGTAAGAGACCCAACTGGGCGTAGGAATTACCAGATCCCCGTAGTAAACCAACTGAAGAAGGAACATCAGCTCCTTGGAACCTGGGCCGATCAGAACATTTTCGGGAGAAATTGCCACACCGTTTTTATTGTGATGATACTCTGCCACAGCCTTACGCAGCTCGGGCAGTCCCGCCACTGGCAGATAGTCTTTCTGATGTGCGTTACTACGCAACTCTTCTTTTACTACTTCCGGAACAGGAAACGGGCTCTGACCCAGGCCAAATTTAATGACCTGCCGTCCCTCGCGAATTAGTTTATTACTGGCTTCGTTAATTGCCAGGGTGGCTGACATTGGCAGCCCCCTGACATTGAGATTTAGGTGTACATCCGGCTGTTTAGGCATAGCGATAACAAAAAAAGAATATTGTTATTCGCAGTGTAGGCAATAAATCACTCCTTTGACGGCGACCCTGTTAACTTTTCGTTGAAGACTCTTGCTCAAAACCCTGAATTTTGAGTGCTGCGGGAGAAGAACGGAAATGCAGGTCGCGCTGCGGGAATGGAATCTCAATTTCGTATTTACGGAATGCATTTTCAATCTCCCATAAATACGTCGATAAAATCACTGCGGGGCGCTTTACCACCTCTGCCTGAACCCAAACCGCCAGCTCAAAATCAAGACTGCTATCACCAAACCCTGTCATCAATACCTGTGGCTTGTACTTTTCGTTCTTGAGTGTGTATGGAATTGCGTTCGCCGCTTCCAGTACCGCTGTTTTAACTTTCTCTTTATCGCTGCCATAGGCAACACCGAAAGGAACACGAAAGCGTCGAATAGCCTCTTCCAGAGTCCAGTTAATCACCCGTGTAGAAAATATCTCGGCATTGGGAACCAGAATATCGACGTTATCATTGGTGCGTACCAGTGTTGCGCGAATATTAATCGCCAGCACTTCACCCACGACGCCATCATTAAATTCAATAAAGTCACCAACCCGGATAGATTTTTCCAGCAGGATAGTTAAACCCGAGACAAAGTTGTTGACTATATTCTGCAGTCCGAGACCGACACCCACGCCCAGAGCACCAGCCACCAATGCCAGCTTGGTCATGTCGATACCGATCACCGACAACGCCATAAAAAAGCCGATAACCAGAATGATGTAGTGAATAATTCGATTCACGGCATACACCTGGGATACCGTAGCATTGGCACCCAGCACCGAAAAACGGCGAATGGAATGGCGAATTATCTTTGAGGCATAAACCGCGATCACCAGCACCAGCAGGCCTGCCAGTAACTGCCCCAGTGTCAGTGAATACTTCTCCAGCTCGAGCAGTTTGTAATTTAATAAATCCTGAATTGCGGCAACCGTCATGACAACCAGCCTTTGCGTTTAAATATAGTTACCAGCGTCACCGCGATAGTCAGCATCACCCCAATCAAAACAAAATAACTGTTTCCGTAATGCAGCTCGGGCATATTATCGAAATTCATGCCGTAAACACCCGCCAGGAAGCCCAGCGGCACAAACACTGCAGTAATTACAGTAAGAATCTTCATGGTCTGGTTAAGCTGGTGGGAAGTCACAGAGATATAACCTTCAATCAGGTCACCGCAGATTTCATAAAACATCTGCCCCTGCGTTTGCAGTCGCTCACATCGGTCATAGAGGGCACGAATGGCGTGACGAACATCATCGTTCTTTCGATCGATATGAGAAAGAGTCAAACTGTTAAGTTGGCCGATAATACGCTCGTGATAGGCAAATATTCGGTTCAAGCGACGCAGGCGTGATTTGTACAACACCATCTCTCTCAACATCTCATCGTCGCCACCAGCCTGAATTTCCTCTTCCAGATCCTGGAGCTTTTCCTCAAAAGCCAACAGGTTCTCCAGATAGACACCCAGTGAGCCGCGAACAATCTGTACGCCTAACTCAGCCGGATTTTCCAGCAGTTCCGGTGTCTCTTCGGATCCAATCCACTGATCGACGCTGTAGGATCGTTTGACGTGACGGGTAATTAAAATGCGATCGCCAATAAACAGTGATATATCCAGCGGCTGGATATTCAGGTTCGGCTTAACTTCAGCAATACCGCGATAGACAATCAGGGTATGATTTTTGAACTCTTCGATTTTGGGCGGACGACGCTCTATCTGCGCCTGACTGACGGCAATTTCGTGACATCCCAGGGACAGCAACAGTGCCTCTTCGCGCTTCTGCTCTTCCCCTTCCAGGTCCAGCCACAATTTGCTGGCGGGCTGCTGCCGCCAGCGATCTATCAGTTCTTCTGCACCCCGGTGGGCAACACCTGCCTCGTCCAGCCAAACCGTCCTTATCATCTGCCTGTACCTATTTGTTTTTTTGGTGATTATTGACAGATAGTATGGCAGGAAAATTATTGCCCTGTCAGGGCCTGTTTGGCTAAATCACTGGCACACCGGGCAGTCTGGATGCTTGTTGAGTTTAATTTGCCGCCAGCTGAATTTCATACCGTCAAATAACTGCAAAGCCCCTACTGTATCCGAGGGTATGCCCACCAACAGCTTTATCGCCTCCAAAGCCATGGCTGTGCCAATAATGCCCACTGCAGGCCCCATAACACCAAGCTCCGAACAACTCGCCGGCGCTTCTGGCAACTGATCACCGAACAGGCATTGGTAACATGGCCTGGAATCACCCAGCTTACGAAAATCAAAAACTGCCAGCTGCCCTTCCCAGCGAATAGCCGCACCAAATACCAACGGCACACGATGTTGGTAGCAGGCGCGATTGACTGCCAGTCGGGTAGTGAGGTTGTCACTGCAGTCCAGCACCAGATCCACTTCCGGCACATAATAGTTGAGCATTTCCTCATCGAGCCGCTCATCTATCGCTTCGATTTCCACCTCGGGATTCAAGGATTCCAGCTGCCGCTGTGCGCTGTCGGACTTGCTATCACCGGAATCATCTTCGCGATAGAGAATCTGCCGATGCAGATTGGTGATATCCACCTGATCGCCGTCAGCAATCAGCAGCGTTCCGACACCGGCTCCCGCCAGATACAGCGCCGCCGGAGCACCCAGCCCCCCGACCCCCACCAACAACACTTTGGAATTTTGCAGTTTTATCTGACCTTGCTCGCCTATATCCGGCAGAGCAATCTGGCGCGCGTAGCGAAGTGATTGTGTTCTATTTAACATGAGTGATTTCAGAATTATTAATTGCCGTGTTTACCAAGCAAGGTGCCTACAAAATTACATGGCTTGGTGCGTGCATCCAACTGTTCACGAATAATTTCTTCCCAGCCTGTTCGGCAAGCATTGTTGGACCCGGGCAGGCAGAAAATCAGGGTGTTGTTGGCAAGCCCCGCCAGCGCTCGGGACTGCACGGTAGACGTGCCAATCTGTTGCAGGGAAATCTGACGAAACAATTCACCAAAACCTTCCACGGTTTTATCGAAAAGCGGTTTCACCGCCTCGGGGGTCGAATCGCGGCCTGAAAAACCGGTGCCGCCGGTTATCAATACCGTATGAATATTCTTATCAGCTATCCACTGGGAGAGTTTGGCACGAATCTGGTAGATATCGTCGATCACAATGTCCCGATCCACCAGCAAGTGGCCGCTTTCCTTGAGAGAATCAGTCAATAATTGACCAGAGGTATCTGTTTCCGGGGTACGGGTATCGGAGACAGTTAATACAGCGATATTAAGGGGCATAAACTCGGACATAGGATATTAGTTCTATAGTTCTGATGCGCATGGCGCACCCTACGGAGACAATAAGGGTGACAGGGCTAGCCGCCTGTCATATTCATAAACCGCACAATTTGTGGTTCTTCATTTAAATCAAAGTAATGCCGTTCCGGCTTGCGGGCAACAGCTTCGACGATTTCCTGCTTTAAGCGATTCAAATCACCCGGATACTGTCGAACCACCGCGCGCAAATCCGCTGAATGCTCATTGCCGAGACATAGCAGCAGGCGCCCTTCCGCCGTCAAACGCACACGATTGCAGCTGCCACAAAAGTTATGGCTGTGGGGCGAAATAAATCCGACTCGAGTTTTTTCAATGCCCACCAATTTAAAATAGCGTGATGGTCCGTTGGTGGCCTCCGCAGTCGGAATAAGTTGATATTTTTTCTCGATGAGGGCTTTTACTTCATCGCTGGAACAATAACTGACTGCACGATCATGGTTAACATTCCCCAGCGGCATCTCCTCGATAAAACTGACATCCAGTCCACGCTCTATCGCAAATTCCAATAGATCGAGTACTTCTTCATCATTGTGGCCGTGCATGATCACTGAGTTTATTTTCAGGCGTTTAAAACCAGTGTCAACGGCAGCATCGATACCGGCAATCACTTTATCCAATTTTCCGGTGCGCGTGATGCGATGAAATTTATCAGCATCCAGACTGTCCAGGCTGATATTTATTCGCTGCACACCCGAATCCTTCAGTGCGACAGACATTTCGCTCAATCTTGAACCATTGGTACTTAGGGTCAACTCTTTTAAATCAGGCAGCCTCCCCAAGGAAGCGATTAACTGTTCACTGTCGTGACGCACCAGTGGTTCGCCACCGGTCAAACGTATTTTGGAGATTCCCAGCTCGGTAAAAGCGCGGGCGATAAATTCAATTTCTTCAAAGCTGAGAATATCTTTGCGCGGCAAGAACTGCATATCTTCAGCCATGCAATACTGACAGCGAAAATCGCAACGATCCGTAACGGAAATACGCACATAGTCGACATGCCGACCAAAGGGATCGATCAACTTATTGGGATAACTGAATTTATTTAATTGTGTCATGAATACCAACGAGCAGCCTGTTGCTGGTCGCTCTCTTTGGCCTCAACCCAGCAGTCACCCTTTTCACTGAGGGCTTTTTTCCAAAAAGGAGCGCGAGTTTTAAGGTAATCCATAATAAATTCGCAGGCAAAAAATGCCTCACTTCGATGGCCGCTGGCAACACCCACAAAAACAATCTGCTCACCCACAGCCATTTCGCCCACCCGATGCACTAAAGTCACTTCAGAAATCGACCAGCGCTGCTTTGCCTCGTCGACAATAGCCTGGAGGGACTTTTCAGTCATTCCGGGGTAGTGCTCAAGATACAGGGCTTTCAGATCACCCTCAGCGCGTACACAGCCGGTAAAAGTTACCACTGCGCCGCTATCAAGGTCGCGAAGACGCTGATATTCAAGCCCGACATCAAAGTCGTCTGTTTGTACTCGAACTGCCATCAGCCCCCCGTTACTGGCGGGAAAAATGCCACCTCATCTCCAGGGCATATTTCCGTATCGGCGGTCGCCATCTGCTGATTTACAGCAACCAAGGTCTGTTTACCAAGCAACTGTGCTTCCCAAGTTTCACCTCTTTTCGCCAACTCTTGACGAAGTTTCGCCACGGTAGTCATTGACTCCAGAGGAAGCTGCTCACTGTCGCAGCTCAAGATATCGCGGAGAGATGCAAAGTACTTGAGTTCAATCACGTCTCTATTCCTGTGGTCGCTGCCAGTCGCCGGATTTACCGCCAGCTTTTTCGACCAGTCGCACCTGTTCGACACTCATACCGCGATCCACTGCTTTGCACATGTCGTAGATCGTCAGAGCGGCCACGGAAGCAGCTGTTAACGCCTCCATTTCCACACCGGTCTGGCCAATGTTTTTGCATTGGGCTTGAATATGAAGACAGTTATCGCCCACCGGGGTAATTTCCACCTTAACCGAGGTCAGCATGATCGGGTGACACAGCGGAATCAGCTCCCAGGTACGTTTGGCGGCCTGGATTCCGGCAATACGCGCTACTGCCAGCACGTCACCTTTCTTGTGACCACCTTCCAGTATTAGTTTAAGGGTATCGGGCTGCATACGAACCCGGGCTTCAGCGACACCAAGGCGTTGTGTTTCAGCCTTGTCGCCAACTTCAACCATGTGTGCCTGACCGGCTTCATCCAGATGGGTTAACTTACTCATAAGACTAGTATCAACGGACCCTATTACTCTGAAAAAACATCACCATAGCATAATAGAGGAGTACACCCTGCACGCCAATGGAAACAAATTATCTGGTTTTTGGTATGCTCATATTCCCGCATAGAACAGGCCTGCACCATGACCTCGAACAACTTCGAGCCTTCTTCCCAGCTTACCGGTGTGATTCTGGCCGGTGGCCAGGGGCGGCGAATGGGAGGCCGTAACAAAGGTCTGCTTCAGGTGGAGGGTCAGCCGCTAATAGCCTTTGCTGCAGAAAACTTAAGACCCCATGTTTCAGAGATACTGGTTAACACAAATACAGAAAGCGAGCGCTACCAGCGGCTAGGTTATCAGGTAATTAACGATGGCGACTTCGCAGGCAAGGGCCCATTGGCGGGTATTCTTGCCGGGTTAAGTGCAACATCCACACCTTACATTGCCATCTGTGCCTGTGATCAGCTGGAACTGCCTCCAAACGTCTATCCGGAGCTGTTTAAAGCTGCCCAGAAAAACCCATCAGGTCTCGCGGTTGCTCACGACGGTGATCGCTTGCACCCCACGTGCGCGGTGATTTCTCAGTTAAACAGACAATCTTTGTTGGACAGGCTGAAGCAAAACCAGCTGCGTGTCGGCGAATGGTTTACCGACATGAAAGCCGATGTTGTGGTTTTTGAGGGTGTTACTTTTTACAACATCAACACCCCTATGGATCTGATTACCCGAGGCTCATGACTGACGCTTGTCGTCACTAAGCCGGCAGTTCTATGGTGACTTTCAAACCGCCACCTTCACGATTTTTGGCGTAGATCTCGCCATTCATTTGTTGCACTGACTTTTGAGTGATGCTCATACCGAGCCCATAACCTTCTTTACTGTTATATGCCTTGACCCGATAAAATGGCGTGAAGATATTCTGCAGGTCATCCTCGGTCATTCCCGGCCCCCGGTCAGCCACCGATATATGAACCTTCCTTCGGGAAAACTCCAGGTCCACCTCAACTATGCCTTCAGGGCTGTATTTGATGGCATTTTCCAGGATGTTCTTGACCGCCTTTTCCAGCGCGACTGTTTTTATTTTTACCTGCCGCGGTTTGCCAGTAATTTGCAGTTCTATCTCTCTTTCACTGTGTAAAAACCGCGCATCGCTGACAATGCGATTTAAAAATTCAGGCAATTCACACGGCTCTTCAAGCTGATCATCGTCGGCGCCTGCTTCAGCTCTGGACAGGGTCAGGATTTCATCAATCAGTTTGTTGAGAGATACACACTCGCTCTCTACCCGGTCGTACATAGCTGGGCCAATTCCCGCCACCTCGGCTTCCATCCTGGCCAACTCTCCTGCCACCTGTAGACGGGCCAGAGGGGCACGTAATTCATGGGATACATCATGCAGCAGCTGTTGCTTTGAATTGACCAGGGAGGTAATGCGATCCGCCATCTTGTTGAATGCGCGAGAAAGCTGCCCGAATTCATCCCGACGACGAATTAAACGACGACCCAGTCGGATATCAAGATCCCCTCCGCCCATGATTTCAATATGCTTTTGGAGGTTTTTAATGGGGCGAATTACCACCAGTGACAACAGCAAGCTAAATAAACCGGCTACAACTACTGACAAGCCAAAGCGGTAGGGGTCATTCCGCCATACAACAGACAGAATATGAACAAAGTTAGCCTGTTCATTTCTGGGAATATAGACTTCATATGAGTTGTTATTCTTTGAAGTGAACTCAATGGGAGTCCACTCAATATCAGGAAAGTTTTCAAAACTGCCAGCGATAAATTCGCCCGTTGATTCCTCAACAATAACCAGTGGACGGTACTGAGCCAGCCTGGCCCGCCGAGGAGAATCAGGATTTTGCTTGGTCCAGTTTTCGTAGTAGCTAACCAAAGCCTGTACTGTACTCTTGAACGTCTGCTCCCAATCTCGCTCAATTTGGTTTTGAACAATTTCCCTGGTTAACAACACTGAGCTACTTGCACCAATAATGAAGCTGGTAAGCCAGATGACCAGGAAAATCTTCCAGAAAATACTCCGCATCGGGGCCTCGGTTATTCGCTATCCTTGACCATTTGATAACCGACACCACGAATGGTTTTTATCAGGTCCTTATCACCCAGATAATTGCGCAACTGCTGACGCACGCGGCTCACGTGAACATCAATACTGCGGTCGTAGGGTGTCAGTTCCC is a window from the Porticoccaceae bacterium LTM1 genome containing:
- a CDS encoding NADH-quinone oxidoreductase subunit NuoF — encoded protein: MKIKVYVPSDTTARSLGADKVAAEIQLQAARKGVEVTVIRTCTRGLYWLEPLIEVDTDKGRIAYGPVEQSQVQSLFDADFLSGGDHPLGLGMTEQIPQLANQQRRMFSRLGVTDPISLEDYRAHGGVAGMQKALELTSQQIVDEVKASGLRGRGGAGFPTGIKWQTVLDCDDDEKYIVCNADEGDSGTFADRLVMEGDPFALIEGMAIAGLAVGAEQGYIYLRCEYPLAEKILNKAIAIAYREKLLGDDLLGSGKRFHLEVRLAAGAYICGEETSLLESLEGKRGLVRAKPPLPAIEGLFGQPTVVNNVLSLTAVVDILANGGEAYQALGMERSRGTMPFQLAGNIKCGGLVEVPFGVTLRELLYDYGGGSASGRPIKAVQVGGPLGAYLGDSQFDTPMDYEAFAAIGAVLGHGGIVVFDDTVNMAEQARFAMEFCAEESCGKCTPCRIGSTRGVEVIDKVIAGTEREKNLTLLADLCDTMEVASLCALGGMTPFPVRSAVQKFPEDFVAEVK
- a CDS encoding formate dehydrogenase subunit gamma; amino-acid sequence: MTEQKSSLQTIISLSDVQDIVDESKNRPGALLPILHAVQKRYGFIPNSSVPVIAQGLNLSRAEVHGVISFYHFFRTERGGEHTLYVCRAEACQSMGSRELERHVKERLGVDYHGTSADGRVTLEPVYCLGNCACSPNVRFDDDVYARMDNQKLDELLAAHGVKVGEVTP
- a CDS encoding aminotransferase class I/II-fold pyridoxal phosphate-dependent enzyme, with the protein product MSATLAINEASNKLIREGRQVIKFGLGQSPFPVPEVVKEELRSNAHQKDYLPVAGLPELRKAVAEYHHNKNGVAISPENVLIGPGSKELMFLLQLVYYGDLVIPTPSWVSYAPQAHIIGRPIRWLPTNAKEKWKVTPEQIRTLCKDDPDKPRLLILNYPANPHGYTYSESELKTLAQVLRRYKVLVLSDEIYSELNFEDRHTSIARFYPEGTVISSGLSKWCGAGGWRLGTVAFPPNLCWLKKAMATVASETFTSTSTPIQYAAVRAYKGGTQIEKYLMNSRRILRCLSIALVSRLKQAGLDVELPDGAFYLFIEFDPFKEKLHKRGITTSAQLCEKLMEDTGVALLPGADFGCSPEQLTARLAYVDFDGARALVAAEKVPADQLLTDDFACQYGGNCVSGIERLIEWLTQE
- a CDS encoding mechanosensitive ion channel, with the translated sequence MTVAAIQDLLNYKLLELEKYSLTLGQLLAGLLVLVIAVYASKIIRHSIRRFSVLGANATVSQVYAVNRIIHYIILVIGFFMALSVIGIDMTKLALVAGALGVGVGLGLQNIVNNFVSGLTILLEKSIRVGDFIEFNDGVVGEVLAINIRATLVRTNDNVDILVPNAEIFSTRVINWTLEEAIRRFRVPFGVAYGSDKEKVKTAVLEAANAIPYTLKNEKYKPQVLMTGFGDSSLDFELAVWVQAEVVKRPAVILSTYLWEIENAFRKYEIEIPFPQRDLHFRSSPAALKIQGFEQESSTKS
- a CDS encoding magnesium transporter CorA family protein; protein product: MIRTVWLDEAGVAHRGAEELIDRWRQQPASKLWLDLEGEEQKREEALLLSLGCHEIAVSQAQIERRPPKIEEFKNHTLIVYRGIAEVKPNLNIQPLDISLFIGDRILITRHVKRSYSVDQWIGSEETPELLENPAELGVQIVRGSLGVYLENLLAFEEKLQDLEEEIQAGGDDEMLREMVLYKSRLRRLNRIFAYHERIIGQLNSLTLSHIDRKNDDVRHAIRALYDRCERLQTQGQMFYEICGDLIEGYISVTSHQLNQTMKILTVITAVFVPLGFLAGVYGMNFDNMPELHYGNSYFVLIGVMLTIAVTLVTIFKRKGWLS
- a CDS encoding HesA/MoeB/ThiF family protein, coding for MLNRTQSLRYARQIALPDIGEQGQIKLQNSKVLLVGVGGLGAPAALYLAGAGVGTLLIADGDQVDITNLHRQILYREDDSGDSKSDSAQRQLESLNPEVEIEAIDERLDEEMLNYYVPEVDLVLDCSDNLTTRLAVNRACYQHRVPLVFGAAIRWEGQLAVFDFRKLGDSRPCYQCLFGDQLPEAPASCSELGVMGPAVGIIGTAMALEAIKLLVGIPSDTVGALQLFDGMKFSWRQIKLNKHPDCPVCQ
- the moaB gene encoding molybdenum cofactor biosynthesis protein B, whose protein sequence is MSEFMPLNIAVLTVSDTRTPETDTSGQLLTDSLKESGHLLVDRDIVIDDIYQIRAKLSQWIADKNIHTVLITGGTGFSGRDSTPEAVKPLFDKTVEGFGELFRQISLQQIGTSTVQSRALAGLANNTLIFCLPGSNNACRTGWEEIIREQLDARTKPCNFVGTLLGKHGN
- the moaA gene encoding GTP 3',8-cyclase MoaA, with amino-acid sequence MTQLNKFSYPNKLIDPFGRHVDYVRISVTDRCDFRCQYCMAEDMQFLPRKDILSFEEIEFIARAFTELGISKIRLTGGEPLVRHDSEQLIASLGRLPDLKELTLSTNGSRLSEMSVALKDSGVQRINISLDSLDADKFHRITRTGKLDKVIAGIDAAVDTGFKRLKINSVIMHGHNDEEVLDLLEFAIERGLDVSFIEEMPLGNVNHDRAVSYCSSDEVKALIEKKYQLIPTAEATNGPSRYFKLVGIEKTRVGFISPHSHNFCGSCNRVRLTAEGRLLLCLGNEHSADLRAVVRQYPGDLNRLKQEIVEAVARKPERHYFDLNEEPQIVRFMNMTGG
- the moaE gene encoding molybdopterin synthase catalytic subunit MoaE translates to MAVRVQTDDFDVGLEYQRLRDLDSGAVVTFTGCVRAEGDLKALYLEHYPGMTEKSLQAIVDEAKQRWSISEVTLVHRVGEMAVGEQIVFVGVASGHRSEAFFACEFIMDYLKTRAPFWKKALSEKGDCWVEAKESDQQQAARWYS
- the moaD gene encoding molybdopterin converting factor subunit 1, which gives rise to MIELKYFASLRDILSCDSEQLPLESMTTVAKLRQELAKRGETWEAQLLGKQTLVAVNQQMATADTEICPGDEVAFFPPVTGG
- the moaC gene encoding cyclic pyranopterin monophosphate synthase MoaC, with amino-acid sequence MSKLTHLDEAGQAHMVEVGDKAETQRLGVAEARVRMQPDTLKLILEGGHKKGDVLAVARIAGIQAAKRTWELIPLCHPIMLTSVKVEITPVGDNCLHIQAQCKNIGQTGVEMEALTAASVAALTIYDMCKAVDRGMSVEQVRLVEKAGGKSGDWQRPQE
- the mobA gene encoding molybdenum cofactor guanylyltransferase MobA; protein product: MTSNNFEPSSQLTGVILAGGQGRRMGGRNKGLLQVEGQPLIAFAAENLRPHVSEILVNTNTESERYQRLGYQVINDGDFAGKGPLAGILAGLSATSTPYIAICACDQLELPPNVYPELFKAAQKNPSGLAVAHDGDRLHPTCAVISQLNRQSLLDRLKQNQLRVGEWFTDMKADVVVFEGVTFYNINTPMDLITRGS